In Fusarium oxysporum f. sp. lycopersici 4287 chromosome 4, whole genome shotgun sequence, a genomic segment contains:
- a CDS encoding ferredoxin-NADP+ reductase: MQHYDAVLFAYGASEDKKLGIPGESTLSGIHSAREVVGWYNGLPGCSGLDLDLSQAEEAVVIGQGNVALDVARMLLEDIDVLRKTDITEKALETLSKSRVKRVHVVGRRGPMQASFTIKEVRELMKLRDVGFLPFNRSLVPEDLKSLPRASKRLMEVLVKGSSTPHETASKSWSLDSCFSPKHFLGNQDAPSKVASTEFDITELAAPFDPKSSVKATGKTTILPSDVVFRSVGYKSVALPGFAEIGIQFDDRRGVVDNDGLGRVTRMVSDTHAGGAHNERVPGVYCAGWVKNGPTGVIASTMQDAFTTGDAIVHDWLSGGRFLNASNHDSVTGWEGLRHDAGPSTCRAVAWDDWRQIDRAERERGQKNGKEREKFTSTDEMLTVLE; this comes from the exons ATGCAGCACTATGATGCTGTTCTTTTCGCATATGGAGCATCCGAAGACAAAAAACTCGGTATCCCGGGCGAATCGACCCTCAGCGGTATTCACTCAGCGCGTGAAGTTGTAGGATGGTACAACGGTCTGCCTGGATGTTCAGGCTTAGACCTGGACCTCTCACAAGCCGAGGAAGCTGTGGTCATCGGCCAAGGAAACGTTGCTCTCGATGTTGCACGGATGCTTTTGGAAGACATTGACGTTCTCAGAAAAACAGATATTACAGAGAAGGCGCTTGAGACGCTGTCCAAAAGCAGGGTTAAGAGAGTCCATGTAGTAGGAAGAAGAGGGCCGATGCAG GCTTCATTCACCATCAAAGAGGTGCGGGAACTCATGAAACTAAGAGACGTAGGGTTTTTACCCTTCAATCGATCACTCGTTCCCGAGGATCTGAAGTCTTTGCCACGTGCCTCAAAACGACTCATGGAAGTGCTGGTGAAGGGCTCATCAACCCCCCACGAGACAGCTTCCAAGTCATGGTCTTTGGATAGCTGTTTCTCACCAAAGCATTTTCTTGGAAACCAGGATGCACCCTCCAAGGTGGCAAGTACTGAATTCGACATTACAGAACTCGCAGCACCATTTGACCCCAAGTCATCTGTCAAAGCCACTGGCAAGACCACTATCCTGCCATCTGATGTTGTCTTCCGCTCGGTTGGATACAAATCCGTAGCTCTGCCTGGGTTTGCTGAAATCGGTATTCAATTTGACGATCGTCGCGGCGTTGTCGACAACGATGGCCTTGGTAGAGTGACGAGGATGGTTTCTGATACGCATGCTGGAGGTGCTCACAATGAGAGGGTCCCCGGAGTATACTGCGCCGGTTGGGTCAAGAACGGTCCGACCGGAGTGATCGCATCTACTATGCAGGACGCCTTCACGACGGGTGATGCGATTGTTCACGACTGGCTATCAGGCGGTCGCTTTCTCAACGCTTCAAATCATGACAGTGTGACAGGGTGGGAGGGCCTGAGACACGATGCTGGGCCATCAACATGTCGAGCCGTTGCGTGGGACGACTGGAGGCAGATTGACCGCGCAGAACGAGAGCGTGggcaaaagaatggaaaagagagagaaaagttCACGAGCACGGATGAAATGTTGACTGTCCTGGAATGA
- a CDS encoding carnitine O-acetyltransferase, with protein sequence MLLTSARSPALRNSFRNFTKTRAAQALIMAPTKRANSSAASSGYVENHSKGPMLRWQDSLPKLPVPTLEETAKRYLKSLHPLLSASEYEASKKAVEEFVRPGGVGSKLQEKLVAKREDPNTKNWIYEWWNDAAYLSYRDPVVPYVSYFYSHRDDRRRRDPAKRAAAITTSALEFKKQVDAGTLEPEYMKKLPICMDSYKWMFNASRVAAKPADYPVKFSPEENKHIIAIRKNQFFKIQHEVNGKQLNTSELEQQFKRVYELAQRVPAVGALTSENRDVWTDARDILLKASPKNKDALEAIESSSFVVCLDDAAPVTLEERAHQYWHGDGANRWYDKPLQFIVNDNGTSGFMGEHSMMDGTPTHRLNDYVNDLIFGNKLDFSDPSIRSNLPEPQVVKFDITKEVQSEIDRATKDFNDVISKHQLAVQAYQGYGKGLIKKFKCSPDAYVQMIIQLAYYKMYGKSRPTYESAAVRRFQLGRTETCRTVSDDSVAWVKSMSDSSIDDKTRVDLFRKAINAHVEYITAASDGKGVDRHLFGLKKLLEPGQEVPAIYQDPAYSYSSSWHLSTSQLSSEFFNGYGWSQVIDAGFGIAYMINENSLNFNVVSKGLGSDRMSYYLNEAANDMRELLTPTLEPPKAKL encoded by the exons ATGTTGTTGACTTCAGCCCGCTCGCCCGCCCTTAGGAACAGCTTCCGTAACTTCACCAAGACACGCGCT GCACAAGCTCTCATCATGGCACCCACAAAGCGAGCCAACAGCTCCGCCGCCTCCTCAG GCTATGTTGAGAACCACTCCAAGGGACCCATGCTGCGATGGCAAGACTCCCTTCCTAAATTGCCCGTCCCAACACTCGAGGAGACTGCGAAGCGTTATCTCAAGTCACTACACCCCCTACTGTCTGCCAGCGAGTACGAGGCAAGCAAGAAGGCCGTCGAGGAGTTTGTGCGCCCTGGTGGTGTAGGCTCCAAGCTTCAGGAGAAGTTGGTGGCCAAGCGCGAGGACCCTAACACCAAGAACTGGATTTACGAGTGGTGGAACGATGCAGCCTATCTCTCATACCGCGATCCCGTCGTCCCCTATGTCAGCTACTTCTACTCTCACCGGGATGaccgacgaagaagagacCCCGCAAAGCGAGCTGCTGCCATCACAACCTCTGCCCTCgagttcaagaagcaggTTGACGCCGGCACCCTGGAGCCAGAGTACATGAAGAAGTTGCCCATCTGCATGGACAGCTACAAGTGGATGTTCAACGCTTCCCGTGTTGCGGCTAAGCCAGCCGACTACCCTGTCAAGTTCTCACCTGAGGAAAATAAGCACATTATTGCTATTCGCAAGAACCAATTTTTCAAGATCCAACACGAGGTTAACGGAAAGCAGCTCAATACTTCAGAGCTTGAGCAGCAATTCAAGCGTGTCTATGAGCTTGCCCAACGCGTTCCTGCTGTTGGCGCTCTCACCTCAGAGAACAGAGATGTCTGGACTGACGCTCGTGACATTTTGCTCAAGGCCAGccccaagaacaaggacgCTCTCGAGGCCATTGAGTCGTCTTCTTTCGTGGTTTGCCTCGATGATGCGGCGCCAGTCACACTCGAGGAGCGTGCTCACCAATACTGGCACGGTGATGGTGCCAACCGCTGGTACGACAAGCCTCTGCAGTTCATTGTCAACGACAATGGCACTTCTGGCTTCATGGGCGAGCACTCCATGATGGACGGTACTCCCACTCATCGCCTCAACGACTACGTCAACGACCTCATCTTTGGAAACAAGCTCGATTTCTCCGATCCCAGCATCCGGTCCAACTTGCCCGAACCACAAGTCGTCAAGTTCGATATCACAAAAGAAGTACAGAGCGAGATTGATCGCGCAACCAAGGACTTCAACGATGTCATCAGCAAGCACCAGCTTGCCGTTCAGGCCTATCAGGGTTACGGAAAGGGCCTcatcaagaagttcaagtgCTCTCCCGATGCTTACGTTCAGATGATTATCCAACTCGCCTACTACAAGATGTATGGCAAGAGTCGACCTACTTATGAGTCGGCTGCTGTCCGACGCTTCCAACTTGGACGTACTGAGACATGTCGAACTGTCTCTGACGACTCTGTTGCCTGGGTCAAGTCCATGTCTGATTCCTCCATTGACGACAAGACACGCGTGGATCTCTTCCGCAAAGCCATCAATGCCCACGTTGAATACATCACCGCCGCTTCCGATGGTAAGGGGGTTGATCGACATCTCTTCGGTCTtaagaagcttctcgagccTGGCCAAGAGGTCCCTGCCATCTACCAGGATCCCGCATACAGCTACTCCAGCTCGTGGCACTTGTCCACctctcagctcagctcagaGTTCTTTAACGGTTATGGCTGGAGCCAGGTCATCGATGCTGGTTTCGGTATTGCCTACATGATCAACGAGAACAG TCTCAACTTCAATGTCGTTTCTAAGGGTCTGGGCAGCGACCGCATGAGCTACTACCTCAACGAGGCAGCTAACGATATGCGCGAGCTGCTCACACCTACTCTTGAGCCCCCCAAGGCTAAACTGTAA
- a CDS encoding carnitine O-acetyltransferase, which yields MAPTKRANSSAASSGYVENHSKGPMLRWQDSLPKLPVPTLEETAKRYLKSLHPLLSASEYEASKKAVEEFVRPGGVGSKLQEKLVAKREDPNTKNWIYEWWNDAAYLSYRDPVVPYVSYFYSHRDDRRRRDPAKRAAAITTSALEFKKQVDAGTLEPEYMKKLPICMDSYKWMFNASRVAAKPADYPVKFSPEENKHIIAIRKNQFFKIQHEVNGKQLNTSELEQQFKRVYELAQRVPAVGALTSENRDVWTDARDILLKASPKNKDALEAIESSSFVVCLDDAAPVTLEERAHQYWHGDGANRWYDKPLQFIVNDNGTSGFMGEHSMMDGTPTHRLNDYVNDLIFGNKLDFSDPSIRSNLPEPQVVKFDITKEVQSEIDRATKDFNDVISKHQLAVQAYQGYGKGLIKKFKCSPDAYVQMIIQLAYYKMYGKSRPTYESAAVRRFQLGRTETCRTVSDDSVAWVKSMSDSSIDDKTRVDLFRKAINAHVEYITAASDGKGVDRHLFGLKKLLEPGQEVPAIYQDPAYSYSSSWHLSTSQLSSEFFNGYGWSQVIDAGFGIAYMINENSLNFNVVSKGLGSDRMSYYLNEAANDMRELLTPTLEPPKAKL from the exons ATGGCACCCACAAAGCGAGCCAACAGCTCCGCCGCCTCCTCAG GCTATGTTGAGAACCACTCCAAGGGACCCATGCTGCGATGGCAAGACTCCCTTCCTAAATTGCCCGTCCCAACACTCGAGGAGACTGCGAAGCGTTATCTCAAGTCACTACACCCCCTACTGTCTGCCAGCGAGTACGAGGCAAGCAAGAAGGCCGTCGAGGAGTTTGTGCGCCCTGGTGGTGTAGGCTCCAAGCTTCAGGAGAAGTTGGTGGCCAAGCGCGAGGACCCTAACACCAAGAACTGGATTTACGAGTGGTGGAACGATGCAGCCTATCTCTCATACCGCGATCCCGTCGTCCCCTATGTCAGCTACTTCTACTCTCACCGGGATGaccgacgaagaagagacCCCGCAAAGCGAGCTGCTGCCATCACAACCTCTGCCCTCgagttcaagaagcaggTTGACGCCGGCACCCTGGAGCCAGAGTACATGAAGAAGTTGCCCATCTGCATGGACAGCTACAAGTGGATGTTCAACGCTTCCCGTGTTGCGGCTAAGCCAGCCGACTACCCTGTCAAGTTCTCACCTGAGGAAAATAAGCACATTATTGCTATTCGCAAGAACCAATTTTTCAAGATCCAACACGAGGTTAACGGAAAGCAGCTCAATACTTCAGAGCTTGAGCAGCAATTCAAGCGTGTCTATGAGCTTGCCCAACGCGTTCCTGCTGTTGGCGCTCTCACCTCAGAGAACAGAGATGTCTGGACTGACGCTCGTGACATTTTGCTCAAGGCCAGccccaagaacaaggacgCTCTCGAGGCCATTGAGTCGTCTTCTTTCGTGGTTTGCCTCGATGATGCGGCGCCAGTCACACTCGAGGAGCGTGCTCACCAATACTGGCACGGTGATGGTGCCAACCGCTGGTACGACAAGCCTCTGCAGTTCATTGTCAACGACAATGGCACTTCTGGCTTCATGGGCGAGCACTCCATGATGGACGGTACTCCCACTCATCGCCTCAACGACTACGTCAACGACCTCATCTTTGGAAACAAGCTCGATTTCTCCGATCCCAGCATCCGGTCCAACTTGCCCGAACCACAAGTCGTCAAGTTCGATATCACAAAAGAAGTACAGAGCGAGATTGATCGCGCAACCAAGGACTTCAACGATGTCATCAGCAAGCACCAGCTTGCCGTTCAGGCCTATCAGGGTTACGGAAAGGGCCTcatcaagaagttcaagtgCTCTCCCGATGCTTACGTTCAGATGATTATCCAACTCGCCTACTACAAGATGTATGGCAAGAGTCGACCTACTTATGAGTCGGCTGCTGTCCGACGCTTCCAACTTGGACGTACTGAGACATGTCGAACTGTCTCTGACGACTCTGTTGCCTGGGTCAAGTCCATGTCTGATTCCTCCATTGACGACAAGACACGCGTGGATCTCTTCCGCAAAGCCATCAATGCCCACGTTGAATACATCACCGCCGCTTCCGATGGTAAGGGGGTTGATCGACATCTCTTCGGTCTtaagaagcttctcgagccTGGCCAAGAGGTCCCTGCCATCTACCAGGATCCCGCATACAGCTACTCCAGCTCGTGGCACTTGTCCACctctcagctcagctcagaGTTCTTTAACGGTTATGGCTGGAGCCAGGTCATCGATGCTGGTTTCGGTATTGCCTACATGATCAACGAGAACAG TCTCAACTTCAATGTCGTTTCTAAGGGTCTGGGCAGCGACCGCATGAGCTACTACCTCAACGAGGCAGCTAACGATATGCGCGAGCTGCTCACACCTACTCTTGAGCCCCCCAAGGCTAAACTGTAA
- a CDS encoding electron transfer flavoprotein alpha subunit, translating into MLPTAKRVLAQRATGLMARAHAYSLGAQRQRLQSTLAILEQKDGVLNHSSLSAFTAAKKLGGPVHGFIAGNNIKPVAEEIAKAEGVEKIIAVDNSAYEKGLPESYAPLLVENIKKGGYTHVIAGHTAFGKSVMPRVAALLDSQQISDITAIENENTFVRPIYAGNAIATVESSDSVKVITIRGTAFAAGPLEGGSATVEDGVDSKPESPTEWVSEDLAKSDRPDLSTASRVVSGGRGLKSKEEFDKVMLPLADALGAAVGASRAAVDSGYADNSLQVGQTGKVVAPQLYMAVGISGAIQHLAGMKDSKVIAAINKDPDAPIFQVADVGLVGDLFEKVPELTEKVKSS; encoded by the exons ATGCTTCCGACCGCGAAACGAGTGCTGGCACAGAGGGCCACTGGCCTCATGGCGCGCGCGCACGCCTACAGCCTCGGCGCACAACGGCAGCGCCTGCAATCCACATTGGCAATCCTCGAACAGAAGGATGGTGTACTCAACCACAGCTCGTTGAGCGCCTTCACAGCTGCGAAGAAGTTGGGTGGACCAGTACACGGCTTTATCGCtggcaacaacatcaagccTGTGGCTGAGGAGATTGCCAAAGCTGAGGGCGTCGAAAAGATTATTGCTGTCGATAACAGTGCATATGAGAAG GGTCTCCCCGAGAGCTATGCTCCCCTCTTGGTTGAGAATATCAAGAAAGGCGGTTACACACACGTCATCGCAGGCCACACTGCATTCGGCAAGAGTGTCATGCCTCGAGTGGCCGCTCTGCTCGATTCGCAGCAGATCTCAGATATCACAGCAATTGAGAACGAGAACACATTCGTCCGTCCCATCTACGCCGGTAATGCGATCGCCACCGTTGAGTCTTCAGACTCTGTCAAGGTCATCACTATTCGAGGAACTGCCTTCGCTGCTGGTCCCCTAGAGGGAGGTTCCGCCACCGTCGAGGATGGAGTTGACTCCAAGCCCGAGTCACCTACTGAGTGGGTGTCGGAAGATTTGGCCAAGTCAGACCGTCCTGATCTTTCGACTGCAAGCCGCGTCGTGTCCGGAGGGCGTGgtctcaagtccaaggagGAGTTCGACAAGGTCATGCTTCCCCTCGCTGATGCCCTTGGTGCTGCTGTCGGTGCTTCTCGTGCTGCTGTTGACAGTGGCTATGCCGATAACAGTCTGCAGGTGGGTCAAACAGGCAAGGTTGTTGCTCCTCAGTTGTACATGGCCGTGGGCATCTCGGGTGCGATTCAGCATCTTGCAGGTATGAAGGATAGTAAGGTCATTGCTGCGATTAACAAGGATCCCGATGCTCCCATCTTCCAGGTTGCCGATGTCGGTCTGGTTGGTGACTTATTCGAAAAGGTACCTGAGCTGActgagaaggtcaagagcTCCTAA